The proteins below are encoded in one region of Scatophagus argus isolate fScaArg1 chromosome 24, fScaArg1.pri, whole genome shotgun sequence:
- the harbi1 gene encoding putative nuclease HARBI1 isoform X1, which translates to MMGFCLCLQMAIPIAILDCDLLLHGRGHKTLDRFDLDSVSDNFLLTQFGFPREFILYLVELLREALCRRTQRSRAISPEVQVLAALGFYTSGSFQTSMGDTIGISQASMSRCVSNVTRALVEKAPQFITFNRDPASREQSFQEFQRVAGFPGVLGVLDCVQVTIKAPNSEDSSYVNKKGFHSVGCQLVCDARGLLLSAETHWPGGLKDTTILERSALHKQLQDAEEGWLLGDRRYPLRKWLMTPVDCPESPAEFRYNLAHTATHEIVDRTFRAIQTRFRCLDGTKGYLQYSPERSSSILLACCVLHNASLQSGLDAWTLERTDPPEQPDSLEQRPEERDSQAEELRKQLILKHFSC; encoded by the exons ATGATGggattctgtttgtgtttaca GATGGCGATCCCTATAGCTATCTTAGACTGTGATCTACTCTTACATGGTCGAGGACACAAGACGCTGGACCGCTTTGACTTGGACTCTGTCTCAGACAACTTCCTCCTCACACAATTTGGTTTCCCCAGAGAGTTTATCCTGTATCTGGTGGAATTACTCAGAGAG GCCCTCTGTAGACGTACCCAGCGGTCCAGAGCCATCAGTCCTGAGGTCCAGGTGTTGGCTGCTTTGGGTTTTTACACATCTGGCTCATTCCAGACATCTATGGGAGACACTATAGGCATCAGCCAGGCGTCAATGTCAAGATGTGTGTCCAATGTTACCAGAGCCCTGGTGGAGAAAGCACCCCAGTTCATCACGTTCAACAG AGATCCTGCAAGCAGAGAGCAGTCCTTCCAGGAGTTTCAGAGAGTGGCAGGGTTCCCAGGGGTTCTGGGGGTGCTGGACTGTGTTCAG GTCACGATCAAAGCTCCGAACAGCGAAGACTCGTCGTACGTGAACAAGAAGGGTTTTCACTCTGTGGGCTGTCAGCTGGTCTGTGATGCCAGAGGATTGTTGCTCAGCGCGGAAACCCACTGGCCGGGTGGACTGAAAGACACTACTATTCTAGAGAGATCTGCACTCCACAAACAGCTGCAGGATGCTGAGGAGGGCTGGCTGCTGG GCGACCGTCGTTACCCTCTTAGGAAGTGGCTAATGACCCCGGTCGACTGCCCAGAATCCCCTGCGGAGTTTCGATATAACCTAGCCCACACTGCTACACATGAGATAGTGGACAGAACCTTCAGAGCCATCCAGACCAGATTCAGATGTTTGGACGGCACCAAAGGATATTTACAG TATTCTCCAGAGAGGAGCTCGTCCATCCTGCTGGCCTGCTGCGTTCTGCACAACGCCTCCCTGCAGTCCGGATTAGACGCCTGGACTCTGGAGAGAACAGACCCCCCCGAGCAGCCCGACAGCCTCGAGCAGAGACCCGAGGAGCGGGACAGCCAGGCGGAGGAGCTCCGGAAGCAGCTCATACTCAAACACTTCAGCTGCTGA
- the harbi1 gene encoding putative nuclease HARBI1 isoform X2, with protein sequence MAIPIAILDCDLLLHGRGHKTLDRFDLDSVSDNFLLTQFGFPREFILYLVELLREALCRRTQRSRAISPEVQVLAALGFYTSGSFQTSMGDTIGISQASMSRCVSNVTRALVEKAPQFITFNRDPASREQSFQEFQRVAGFPGVLGVLDCVQVTIKAPNSEDSSYVNKKGFHSVGCQLVCDARGLLLSAETHWPGGLKDTTILERSALHKQLQDAEEGWLLGDRRYPLRKWLMTPVDCPESPAEFRYNLAHTATHEIVDRTFRAIQTRFRCLDGTKGYLQYSPERSSSILLACCVLHNASLQSGLDAWTLERTDPPEQPDSLEQRPEERDSQAEELRKQLILKHFSC encoded by the exons ATGGCGATCCCTATAGCTATCTTAGACTGTGATCTACTCTTACATGGTCGAGGACACAAGACGCTGGACCGCTTTGACTTGGACTCTGTCTCAGACAACTTCCTCCTCACACAATTTGGTTTCCCCAGAGAGTTTATCCTGTATCTGGTGGAATTACTCAGAGAG GCCCTCTGTAGACGTACCCAGCGGTCCAGAGCCATCAGTCCTGAGGTCCAGGTGTTGGCTGCTTTGGGTTTTTACACATCTGGCTCATTCCAGACATCTATGGGAGACACTATAGGCATCAGCCAGGCGTCAATGTCAAGATGTGTGTCCAATGTTACCAGAGCCCTGGTGGAGAAAGCACCCCAGTTCATCACGTTCAACAG AGATCCTGCAAGCAGAGAGCAGTCCTTCCAGGAGTTTCAGAGAGTGGCAGGGTTCCCAGGGGTTCTGGGGGTGCTGGACTGTGTTCAG GTCACGATCAAAGCTCCGAACAGCGAAGACTCGTCGTACGTGAACAAGAAGGGTTTTCACTCTGTGGGCTGTCAGCTGGTCTGTGATGCCAGAGGATTGTTGCTCAGCGCGGAAACCCACTGGCCGGGTGGACTGAAAGACACTACTATTCTAGAGAGATCTGCACTCCACAAACAGCTGCAGGATGCTGAGGAGGGCTGGCTGCTGG GCGACCGTCGTTACCCTCTTAGGAAGTGGCTAATGACCCCGGTCGACTGCCCAGAATCCCCTGCGGAGTTTCGATATAACCTAGCCCACACTGCTACACATGAGATAGTGGACAGAACCTTCAGAGCCATCCAGACCAGATTCAGATGTTTGGACGGCACCAAAGGATATTTACAG TATTCTCCAGAGAGGAGCTCGTCCATCCTGCTGGCCTGCTGCGTTCTGCACAACGCCTCCCTGCAGTCCGGATTAGACGCCTGGACTCTGGAGAGAACAGACCCCCCCGAGCAGCCCGACAGCCTCGAGCAGAGACCCGAGGAGCGGGACAGCCAGGCGGAGGAGCTCCGGAAGCAGCTCATACTCAAACACTTCAGCTGCTGA